The following proteins are encoded in a genomic region of Streptomyces sp. SLBN-31:
- a CDS encoding pyridoxal phosphate-dependent aminotransferase: MSPATPPTERRVSARVGAISESATLAVDAKAKALKAAGRPVIGFGAGEPDFPTPDYIVEAAVEACKNPKYHRYTPAGGLPELKSAIAAKTLRDSGWEPDVSQILVTNGGKQAIYEAFAAILDPGDEVIVPAPYWTTYPESIRLAGGVPVEVVADETTGYRVSVEQLEAARTEKTKVVLFVSPSNPTGAVYSEAETEAIGRWAVEHGLWVLTDEIYEHLVYGDAVSVSLPALLPELRDKCIVVNGVAKTYAMTGWRVGWVIGPKDVVKAATNLQSHATSNVSNVAQVAALAAVSGDLEAVAKMREAFDRRRKTIVRMLNEIDGVVCPEPEGAFYAYPSVKALLGKEIRGKRPQDTVELAALILEEAEVAVVPGEAFGTPGYLRLSYALGDEDLVEGVSRIQKLLAEARD; this comes from the coding sequence ATGAGCCCTGCAACCCCTCCCACCGAGCGCCGGGTCTCCGCCCGAGTCGGCGCGATCTCCGAGTCCGCCACCCTCGCCGTGGACGCCAAGGCCAAGGCCCTCAAGGCAGCCGGGCGTCCGGTGATCGGCTTCGGCGCCGGTGAGCCCGACTTCCCGACCCCGGACTACATCGTCGAGGCGGCCGTCGAGGCCTGCAAGAACCCCAAGTACCACCGGTACACGCCGGCCGGCGGCCTGCCCGAGCTGAAGTCCGCGATCGCCGCGAAGACGCTGCGCGACTCCGGCTGGGAGCCCGACGTCTCGCAGATCCTCGTCACCAACGGTGGCAAGCAGGCCATCTACGAGGCCTTCGCCGCGATCCTCGACCCGGGCGACGAGGTCATCGTGCCCGCGCCGTACTGGACGACGTACCCGGAGTCGATCCGTCTCGCCGGCGGTGTGCCCGTGGAGGTCGTCGCGGACGAGACGACCGGCTACCGCGTGAGCGTGGAGCAGCTGGAGGCGGCCCGTACGGAGAAGACGAAGGTCGTCCTCTTCGTCTCGCCGTCCAACCCGACCGGCGCGGTGTACTCCGAGGCCGAGACCGAGGCGATCGGCCGCTGGGCCGTCGAGCACGGCCTGTGGGTGCTGACCGACGAGATCTACGAGCACCTCGTCTACGGCGACGCGGTCTCCGTGTCCCTGCCGGCGCTGCTGCCCGAGCTGCGCGACAAGTGCATCGTCGTCAACGGCGTAGCCAAGACGTACGCCATGACCGGCTGGCGTGTCGGCTGGGTCATCGGCCCGAAGGACGTCGTCAAGGCGGCCACCAACCTGCAGTCGCACGCCACGTCGAACGTGTCCAACGTCGCGCAGGTGGCGGCGCTCGCCGCCGTCTCCGGTGACCTGGAGGCCGTCGCGAAGATGCGCGAGGCCTTCGACCGGCGCCGCAAGACCATCGTGCGGATGCTCAACGAGATCGACGGCGTCGTCTGCCCCGAGCCCGAGGGCGCGTTCTACGCCTACCCGTCCGTGAAGGCCCTGCTCGGCAAGGAGATCCGCGGCAAGCGGCCGCAGGACACCGTCGAGCTCGCCGCGCTGATCCTGGAGGAGGCCGAGGTCGCGGTCGTCCCGGGTGAGGCCTTCGGCACCCCGGGATATCTTCGTCTGTCGTACGCCCTCGGTGACGAGGATCTCGTCGAGGGCGTCTCGCGGATCCAGAAGCTGCTGGCGGAGGCCCGGGACTGA
- the secE gene encoding preprotein translocase subunit SecE has protein sequence MADAVGSIDTPDAQDEAQETKKKARKGGKRAKKGPLKRLALFYRQVIAELRKVVWPTRNQLTSYTTVVIFFVAIMIALVTVIDYGLNHAAKYVFG, from the coding sequence ATGGCGGACGCCGTGGGCTCCATCGATACGCCTGATGCCCAGGACGAGGCTCAGGAGACCAAGAAGAAGGCCCGGAAGGGCGGCAAGCGGGCCAAGAAGGGTCCGCTCAAGCGGCTTGCCCTTTTCTACCGCCAGGTCATCGCCGAGCTCCGCAAGGTCGTCTGGCCGACGCGCAACCAGCTGACGTCGTACACCACCGTGGTGATCTTCTTCGTCGCCATCATGATCGCCCTGGTGACCGTGATTGACTATGGGCTCAACCACGCGGCCAAGTACGTCTTCGGCTGA
- the nusG gene encoding transcription termination/antitermination protein NusG, which produces MSDTNLNDDAIEPDESVDDELDIVEGADDDLDEFEAADAEAGEAAEEDAVHVVDEDAEDADDAEEEAVAEEETEPAEPVDPVAALREELRTLPGEWYVIHTYAGYENRVKTNLEQRAVSLNVEDYIFQAEVPQEEVVQIKNGDRKTIKQNKLPGYVLVRMDLTNESWGVVRNTPGVTGFVGNAYDPYPLTLDEIVKMLAPEAEEKAAREAAEAEGKPAPQRKVEVQVLDFEVGDSVTVTDGPFATLQATINEINPDSKKVKGLVEIFGRETPVELSFDQIQKN; this is translated from the coding sequence GTGTCTGACACGAACCTGAACGACGACGCCATCGAGCCGGACGAGTCCGTGGACGACGAGCTCGACATCGTCGAGGGCGCGGACGACGACCTGGACGAGTTCGAGGCTGCGGACGCAGAGGCCGGCGAGGCCGCCGAGGAGGACGCCGTCCACGTCGTGGACGAGGACGCCGAGGATGCCGACGACGCCGAGGAAGAGGCCGTCGCCGAGGAGGAGACGGAGCCCGCGGAGCCCGTCGACCCCGTCGCCGCCCTGCGCGAGGAGCTGCGCACCCTGCCCGGCGAGTGGTACGTCATCCACACCTACGCCGGTTACGAGAACCGCGTGAAGACCAACCTGGAGCAGCGCGCCGTCTCGCTGAACGTCGAGGACTACATCTTCCAGGCCGAGGTGCCGCAGGAAGAGGTCGTCCAGATCAAGAACGGCGACCGCAAGACGATCAAGCAGAACAAGCTGCCGGGTTACGTCCTGGTCCGCATGGACCTGACGAACGAGTCCTGGGGCGTCGTCCGCAACACCCCGGGTGTCACCGGGTTCGTGGGCAACGCCTACGACCCGTACCCGCTGACGCTGGACGAGATCGTCAAGATGCTCGCCCCGGAGGCCGAGGAGAAGGCCGCCCGTGAGGCCGCCGAGGCCGAGGGCAAGCCGGCTCCGCAGCGCAAGGTCGAGGTCCAGGTGCTGGACTTCGAGGTGGGCGACTCGGTCACCGTCACCGACGGCCCGTTCGCCACGCTGCAGGCGACGATCAACGAGATCAACCCGGACTCCAAGAAGGTCAAGGGTCTGGTGGAGATCTTCGGCCGCGAGACCCCGGTCGAGCTGAGCTTCGACCAGATCCAGAAGAACTAG
- the rplK gene encoding 50S ribosomal protein L11, whose protein sequence is MPPKKKKVTGLIKLQINAGAANPAPPVGPALGQHGVNIMEFCKAYNAATESQRGWVIPVEITVYEDRSFTFITKTPPAAKMILKAAGVEKGSGEPHKTKVAKITEAQVREIAQTKLPDLNANDLDAASKIIAGTARSMGITVEG, encoded by the coding sequence ATGCCTCCCAAGAAGAAGAAGGTCACGGGGCTCATCAAGCTCCAGATCAACGCCGGTGCGGCGAACCCGGCTCCGCCGGTCGGCCCCGCGCTGGGCCAGCACGGCGTCAACATCATGGAGTTCTGCAAGGCGTACAACGCCGCGACCGAGTCGCAGCGTGGCTGGGTGATCCCGGTGGAGATCACGGTCTACGAGGACCGCTCCTTCACCTTCATCACCAAGACGCCGCCGGCCGCCAAGATGATCCTCAAGGCCGCGGGTGTCGAGAAGGGCTCCGGCGAGCCGCACAAGACCAAGGTCGCCAAGATCACCGAGGCGCAGGTCCGCGAGATCGCCCAGACCAAGCTTCCCGACCTGAACGCCAACGACCTGGACGCCGCGTCGAAGATCATCGCCGGCACCGCCCGTTCCATGGGCATCACGGTCGAGGGCTGA
- the rplA gene encoding 50S ribosomal protein L1: protein MSKRSKALRAADEKIDREKLYAPLEAVRLAKETSTSKFDGTVEVAFRLGVDPRKADQMVRGTVNLPHGTGKTARVLVFATGDRAAAAEAAGADIVGSDELIDEVSKGRLDFDAVVATPDLMGKVGRLGRVLGPRGLMPNPKTGTVTPDVAKAVTDIKGGKIEFRVDKHSNLHFIIGKTSFEDDKLVENYAAALDEITRLKPSAAKGRYIKKAAISTTMGPGIPVDPNRTRNLLVEEDPAAV, encoded by the coding sequence GTGAGCAAGCGCAGCAAGGCCCTTCGCGCTGCGGACGAGAAGATCGACCGGGAGAAGCTGTACGCCCCGCTCGAGGCCGTCCGTCTCGCCAAGGAGACCTCCACGTCCAAGTTCGACGGCACCGTCGAGGTCGCCTTCCGTCTGGGTGTCGACCCGCGCAAGGCCGACCAGATGGTCCGTGGCACCGTGAACCTGCCGCACGGCACCGGCAAGACTGCCCGGGTCCTGGTCTTCGCGACCGGTGACCGTGCTGCGGCCGCGGAGGCCGCGGGCGCCGACATCGTCGGCTCCGACGAGCTGATCGACGAGGTTTCGAAGGGCCGCCTGGACTTCGACGCCGTCGTCGCCACCCCGGACCTCATGGGCAAGGTCGGCCGCCTCGGCCGCGTGCTCGGTCCCCGTGGTCTCATGCCGAACCCGAAGACCGGCACCGTGACCCCGGACGTGGCGAAGGCCGTCACCGACATCAAGGGCGGCAAGATCGAGTTCCGCGTCGACAAGCACTCGAACCTGCACTTCATCATCGGCAAGACGTCCTTCGAGGACGACAAGCTGGTGGAGAACTACGCCGCGGCGCTGGACGAGATCACCCGTCTGAAGCCGTCCGCCGCCAAGGGTCGCTACATCAAGAAGGCCGCCATCAGCACCACGATGGGCCCCGGCATCCCGGTCGACCCGAACCGCACCCGCAACCTCCTCGTCGAGGAGGACCCGGCCGCCGTCTGA
- the rplJ gene encoding 50S ribosomal protein L10: MARPDKAAAVAELTEQFRSSSAAVLTEYRGLTVAQLKTLRRSLGENAQYAVVKNTLTKIAANEAGITTLDDLFNGPTAVAFVTGDPVESAKGLRDFAKDNPNLVIKGGVLDGKALSADEIKKLADLESREVLLSKLAGAMKGKQSQAASLFQALPSKLVRTVDALRAKQDEQGGAE, translated from the coding sequence ATGGCAAGGCCCGACAAGGCTGCCGCGGTAGCCGAGCTGACGGAGCAGTTCCGCAGCTCGAGCGCCGCCGTGCTGACCGAGTACCGGGGTCTCACCGTGGCGCAGCTCAAGACGCTGCGCCGCTCGCTCGGTGAGAACGCCCAGTACGCCGTGGTGAAGAACACGCTGACCAAGATTGCGGCCAACGAGGCCGGGATCACGACGCTCGACGACCTGTTCAACGGTCCGACGGCGGTCGCCTTCGTCACCGGTGACCCGGTGGAGTCGGCGAAGGGTCTTCGTGACTTCGCCAAGGACAACCCGAACCTCGTCATCAAGGGCGGTGTCCTTGACGGCAAGGCTCTGTCCGCCGACGAGATCAAGAAGCTTGCGGACCTCGAGTCCCGCGAGGTTCTGCTCTCCAAGCTGGCCGGTGCCATGAAGGGCAAGCAGTCCCAGGCTGCCTCCCTCTTCCAGGCGCTGCCGTCGAAGCTCGTCCGCACCGTGGACGCGCTCCGTGCCAAGCAGGACGAGCAGGGCGGTGCCGAGTAA
- the rplL gene encoding 50S ribosomal protein L7/L12 gives MVALTQDELLAEFEGMTLIQLSEFVKAFEEKFDVTAAAAAPVVVAGGAAGGAAAEAVEEKDEFDVILTGAGDKKIQVIKVVRELTSLGLKEAKDLVDGAPKPVLEKVAKDAAEKAAESLKGAGASVEVK, from the coding sequence ATCGTGGCTCTCACCCAGGACGAACTGCTCGCCGAGTTCGAGGGCATGACCCTCATCCAGCTCTCCGAGTTCGTGAAGGCGTTCGAGGAGAAGTTCGACGTCACCGCTGCCGCCGCCGCCCCGGTCGTCGTGGCCGGCGGTGCCGCTGGTGGCGCTGCCGCCGAGGCCGTCGAGGAGAAGGACGAGTTCGACGTCATCCTCACGGGTGCCGGCGACAAGAAGATCCAGGTCATCAAGGTCGTGCGTGAGCTGACCTCCCTCGGCCTGAAGGAGGCCAAGGACCTCGTGGACGGCGCCCCGAAGCCCGTTCTCGAGAAGGTCGCCAAGGACGCCGCCGAGAAGGCCGCCGAGTCCCTCAAGGGCGCCGGCGCCTCCGTCGAGGTCAAGTAA
- the rpoB gene encoding DNA-directed RNA polymerase subunit beta, whose product MAASRTASNANMNNGASTAPLRISFAKIKEPLEVPNLLALQTESFDWLLGNTAWQSRVEEALESGQDVPTKSGLEEIFEEISPIEDFSGSMSLTFRDHRFEPPKNSIDECKERDFTYAAPLFVTAEFTNNETGEIKSQTVFMGDFPLMTNKGTFVINGTERVVVSQLVRSPGVYFDSSIDKTSDKDIFSAKIIPSRGAWLEMEIDKRDMVGVRIDRKRKQSVTVLLKALGWTTEQILEEFGEYESMRATLEKDHTQGQDDALLDIYRKLRPGEPPTREAAQTLLENLYFNPKRYDLAKVGRYKVNKKLAADAPLDAGILTVEDIISTIKYLVKLHAGETETVGDNGQTIVVETDDIDHFGNRRLRSVGELIQNQVRTGLARMERVVRERMTTQDVEAITPQTLINIRPVVASIKEFFGTSQLSQFMDQNNPLSGLTHKRRLSALGPGGLSRERAGFEVRDVHPSHYGRMCPIETPEGPNIGLIGSLASYGRVNAFGFVETPYRKVIDGQVTDEVDYLTADEEDRFVIAQANATLNDDMRFEESRVLVRRRGGEVDYVPGDDVDYMDVSPRQMVSVATAMIPFLEHDDANRALMGANMMRQAVPLIKSEAPLVGTGMEYRSAVDAGDVVKAEKDGVVQEVSADYITTANDDGTYITYRLAKFSRSNQGTSVNQKVIVNEGDRIITGQVLADGPATQNGEMALGKNLLVAFMPWEGHNYEDAIILSQRLVQDDVLSSIHIEEHEVDARDTKLGPEEITRDIPNVSEEVLADLDERGIIRIGAEVIAGDILVGKVTPKGETELTPEERLLRAIFGEKAREVRDTSLKVPHGETGKVIGVRVFDREEGDELPPGVNQLVRVYVAQKRKITDGDKLAGRHGNKGVISKILPIEDMPFLEDGTPVDIILNPLGVPSRMNPGQVLEIHLGWLASRGWDVSGLGEEWAQRLQAIGADQVDPGTNVATPVFDGAREDELAGLLQHTIPNRDGERMVQPTGKARLFDGRSGEPFPDPISIGYMYILKLHHLVDDKLHARSTGPYSMITQQPLGGKAQFGGQRFGEMEVWALEAYGAAYALQELLTIKSDDVTGRVKVYEAIVKGENIPEPGIPESFKVLIKEMQSLCLNVEVLSSDGMSIEMRDTDEDVFRAAEELGIDLSRREPSSVEEV is encoded by the coding sequence TTGGCCGCCTCGCGCACTGCCTCGAACGCGAATATGAACAACGGCGCCAGCACCGCCCCGCTGCGCATCTCCTTTGCAAAGATCAAGGAGCCTCTCGAGGTTCCCAACCTGCTCGCGCTTCAGACCGAGAGCTTTGACTGGCTGCTCGGCAACACCGCTTGGCAGAGTCGGGTCGAGGAGGCTCTGGAGTCCGGTCAGGACGTCCCCACCAAGTCCGGTCTGGAGGAGATCTTCGAGGAGATCTCCCCGATCGAGGACTTCTCCGGGTCCATGTCGCTGACGTTCCGCGACCACCGCTTCGAGCCGCCGAAGAACAGCATCGACGAGTGCAAGGAGCGCGACTTCACGTACGCCGCCCCGCTCTTCGTGACGGCGGAGTTCACCAACAACGAGACCGGCGAGATCAAGTCCCAGACGGTCTTCATGGGCGACTTCCCGCTCATGACCAACAAGGGCACCTTCGTCATCAACGGCACCGAGCGTGTCGTGGTGTCGCAGCTGGTCCGCTCGCCCGGCGTCTACTTCGACTCCTCCATCGACAAGACGTCCGACAAGGACATCTTCTCGGCCAAGATCATCCCGTCCCGGGGTGCCTGGCTGGAGATGGAGATCGACAAGCGCGACATGGTCGGTGTCCGTATCGACCGCAAGCGCAAGCAGTCCGTCACCGTCCTTCTGAAGGCGCTCGGCTGGACGACCGAGCAGATCCTGGAGGAGTTCGGCGAGTACGAGTCGATGCGCGCCACCCTGGAGAAGGACCACACCCAGGGCCAGGACGACGCGCTGCTCGACATCTACCGCAAGCTGCGTCCGGGCGAGCCCCCCACGCGTGAGGCCGCGCAGACGCTTCTTGAGAACCTCTACTTCAACCCCAAGCGCTACGACCTCGCCAAGGTCGGCCGCTACAAGGTCAACAAGAAGCTGGCCGCGGACGCTCCGCTGGACGCCGGCATCCTGACCGTCGAGGACATCATCTCGACGATCAAGTACCTGGTGAAGCTGCACGCCGGCGAGACCGAGACGGTCGGGGACAACGGTCAGACGATCGTCGTCGAGACCGATGACATCGACCACTTCGGCAACCGTCGTCTGCGCAGCGTCGGCGAGCTCATCCAGAACCAGGTCCGCACGGGTCTGGCCCGTATGGAGCGCGTCGTGCGTGAGCGCATGACGACCCAGGACGTCGAGGCGATCACGCCGCAGACCCTGATCAACATCCGGCCGGTCGTCGCCTCCATCAAGGAGTTCTTCGGCACCAGCCAGCTGTCGCAGTTCATGGACCAGAACAACCCGCTGTCGGGTCTCACCCACAAGCGCCGTCTGTCGGCCCTTGGCCCGGGTGGTCTCTCCCGTGAGCGGGCCGGCTTCGAGGTCCGTGACGTGCACCCCTCGCACTACGGCCGCATGTGCCCGATCGAGACCCCCGAAGGCCCGAACATCGGTCTGATCGGCTCGCTCGCCTCCTACGGCCGGGTCAACGCGTTCGGCTTCGTCGAGACCCCGTACCGCAAGGTCATCGACGGCCAGGTCACCGACGAGGTGGACTACCTGACCGCCGACGAGGAGGACCGCTTCGTCATCGCGCAGGCCAACGCCACGCTCAACGACGACATGCGGTTCGAGGAGTCCCGGGTCCTGGTCCGCCGTCGTGGCGGAGAGGTCGACTACGTCCCCGGCGACGACGTCGACTACATGGACGTCTCGCCGCGCCAGATGGTGTCGGTCGCGACCGCCATGATCCCGTTCCTCGAGCACGACGACGCCAACCGTGCCCTCATGGGCGCGAACATGATGCGTCAGGCCGTGCCGCTGATCAAGAGCGAGGCGCCGCTCGTCGGCACCGGCATGGAGTACCGCTCCGCGGTCGACGCCGGCGACGTGGTCAAGGCCGAGAAGGACGGTGTGGTCCAGGAGGTCTCCGCGGACTACATCACCACCGCCAACGACGACGGCACGTACATCACGTACCGCCTGGCCAAGTTCTCCCGGTCCAACCAGGGCACCTCGGTCAACCAGAAGGTCATCGTCAACGAGGGCGACCGGATCATCACGGGCCAGGTGCTCGCCGACGGTCCCGCCACCCAGAACGGCGAGATGGCGCTCGGCAAGAACCTGCTGGTCGCGTTCATGCCGTGGGAGGGTCACAACTACGAGGACGCGATCATCCTGTCGCAGCGCCTCGTGCAGGACGACGTCCTCTCCTCGATCCACATCGAGGAGCACGAGGTCGACGCCCGTGACACCAAGCTCGGCCCCGAGGAGATCACCCGGGACATCCCGAACGTCTCCGAGGAGGTCCTCGCCGACCTCGACGAGCGCGGCATCATCCGCATCGGCGCCGAGGTCATCGCCGGTGACATCCTCGTCGGCAAGGTCACGCCCAAGGGTGAGACCGAGCTGACGCCGGAGGAGCGCCTGCTGCGCGCGATCTTCGGTGAGAAGGCCCGTGAGGTCCGTGACACCTCGCTGAAGGTGCCGCACGGCGAGACCGGCAAGGTCATCGGCGTCCGCGTCTTCGACCGCGAGGAGGGCGACGAGCTTCCCCCCGGTGTGAACCAGCTGGTGCGCGTCTACGTCGCGCAGAAGCGCAAGATCACCGACGGTGACAAGCTCGCCGGCCGTCACGGCAACAAGGGCGTCATCTCCAAGATCCTGCCGATCGAGGACATGCCGTTCCTGGAGGACGGCACCCCGGTCGACATCATCCTCAACCCGCTGGGTGTCCCGTCCCGAATGAACCCGGGACAGGTCCTGGAGATCCACCTCGGCTGGCTCGCCAGCCGCGGCTGGGACGTCTCCGGCCTCGGCGAGGAGTGGGCGCAGCGCCTCCAGGCGATCGGCGCCGACCAGGTCGACCCGGGCACGAACGTCGCGACCCCCGTCTTCGACGGTGCGCGCGAGGACGAGCTCGCGGGTCTGCTGCAGCACACCATCCCGAACCGCGACGGCGAGCGCATGGTGCAGCCGACCGGTAAGGCGAGGCTGTTCGACGGCCGCTCCGGTGAGCCGTTCCCGGACCCGATCTCGATCGGGTACATGTACATCCTCAAGCTGCACCACCTGGTCGACGACAAGCTGCACGCCCGCTCGACCGGCCCGTACTCGATGATCACCCAGCAGCCGCTGGGTGGTAAGGCGCAGTTCGGTGGCCAGCGCTTCGGTGAGATGGAGGTGTGGGCCCTCGAGGCCTACGGCGCCGCGTACGCCCTCCAGGAGCTGCTGACCATCAAGTCCGACGACGTCACCGGCCGCGTGAAGGTCTACGAGGCCATCGTCAAGGGCGAGAACATCCCCGAGCCCGGCATCCCCGAGTCCTTCAAGGTGCTCATCAAGGAGATGCAGTCGCTCTGCCTGAACGTGGAGGTGCTGTCCAGCGACGGTATGTCCATCGAGATGCGTGACACCGACGAGGACGTCTTCCGCGCTGCGGAGGAGCTCGGCATCGACCTGTCCCGGCGCGAGCCGAGCAGCGTCGAAGAGGTCTGA